From the Streptomyces sp. Tu 2975 genome, one window contains:
- a CDS encoding helix-turn-helix transcriptional regulator has product MATTPETEQLATVLRQLKDRSGLSYGVLATKLHVSTSTLHRYCNGDAVPAEFASVDRLARLCGAQREELVDLHRRWIVADEARRRGRAGAEPATSAAAPVTPVTPVTPVAADEEAGAGTDVTGGGAKAGVTAEAAGSPAISAPAADEPAPPPATGHTDEGGPRPRALGGTRRKALLVAVAAAAVVALAVPVAVVASNAGDSGDSGDTGTTADGPAGSVEAPQTAASRSASASVSGSPSTSASPSGSPDTSASRAGATPSAEASRDGKAPAGAGGVPLRVGVSSYNWASPCGQHYLLDGKSGSVPPPPAPQDYRNWARALGGVDAGRMQLQLTATGRTEDSVVINAVHVRTVARNAALAWNAYSMGEGCGSGVTPQTFDVDLDAGRPVVKPVAGTDGDLTVPAKDFPYKVASNDPQVLNFDVHTEGHDVSWYLEVVWSSGDRSGTVRIDDGGRPFRTSAAEGRPMHDYWPDKGEWVAR; this is encoded by the coding sequence GTGGCGACGACGCCGGAGACCGAGCAGCTCGCGACCGTGCTGCGGCAGTTGAAGGACCGCTCCGGACTCAGTTACGGAGTGCTTGCCACCAAGTTGCACGTCAGCACGTCGACGCTGCACCGCTACTGCAACGGCGACGCTGTTCCGGCCGAGTTCGCCTCCGTCGACCGGCTCGCTCGGCTGTGCGGGGCGCAGCGCGAGGAGTTGGTCGATCTGCACAGGCGGTGGATCGTCGCGGACGAGGCCCGCCGGCGCGGACGCGCCGGAGCGGAGCCGGCGACTTCGGCCGCCGCGCCGGTCACGCCGGTCACGCCGGTCACGCCGGTCGCTGCCGATGAGGAAGCGGGTGCCGGGACCGACGTCACGGGCGGGGGCGCGAAGGCCGGCGTCACGGCCGAGGCGGCCGGGTCCCCGGCAATCTCCGCCCCTGCCGCGGACGAGCCCGCTCCACCGCCGGCCACCGGCCACACCGACGAGGGCGGACCGCGGCCCCGTGCCCTGGGGGGCACCCGGCGCAAGGCCCTCCTTGTGGCCGTTGCCGCAGCCGCCGTCGTCGCGCTCGCCGTTCCCGTGGCAGTCGTCGCGAGCAATGCCGGTGACTCCGGTGACTCCGGTGACACGGGCACCACGGCCGACGGGCCGGCCGGATCCGTCGAAGCGCCGCAGACCGCCGCCTCCCGTTCCGCCTCCGCCTCGGTCTCCGGCTCGCCCTCGACGAGTGCCTCACCGAGCGGCAGCCCGGACACGAGCGCCTCCCGTGCCGGCGCGACCCCGTCGGCAGAGGCGTCCCGGGACGGCAAGGCGCCGGCCGGGGCCGGCGGCGTGCCGCTGCGTGTGGGGGTCAGTTCGTACAACTGGGCCTCGCCGTGCGGGCAGCACTACCTGCTCGACGGGAAGTCGGGCAGCGTCCCTCCGCCGCCTGCTCCGCAGGACTACCGGAACTGGGCCCGCGCGCTCGGCGGCGTCGACGCCGGCCGTATGCAGCTCCAGCTGACCGCCACCGGCAGGACCGAGGACTCGGTCGTCATCAACGCCGTGCACGTACGGACCGTGGCGCGCAACGCCGCACTGGCCTGGAACGCGTACTCGATGGGCGAGGGGTGCGGCAGTGGCGTCACCCCGCAGACGTTCGACGTCGACCTCGACGCGGGGCGCCCCGTCGTGAAGCCCGTCGCGGGAACGGACGGTGACCTGACCGTGCCCGCCAAGGACTTTCCGTACAAGGTGGCGTCGAACGATCCGCAGGTTCTCAACTTCGACGTGCACACCGAGGGGCACGACGTCAGCTGGTACCTGGAGGTCGTCTGGAGCAGCGGTGACCGGAGCGGGACCGTCCGCATCGACGACGGCGGCAGGCCTTTCCGTACCAGTGCCGCGGAAGGACGCCCCATGCACGACTACTGGCCGGACAAGGGCGAGTGGGTGGCTCGCTGA
- a CDS encoding DUF4232 domain-containing protein, with amino-acid sequence MRTNLIRTTAVAATALIAALSLTACQNDSGARDEGAAPSTSAPATQKPTSEPTTAPTSDPARSASPSADKPAGNGKATSGGSTGGTGGAGGSAAGSGGGTEDPGPVMTACGADVKVTYSTVRRPINHALLTMTNTGSEPCNAYHAPLLRFDDAQAATAVNHDSRPQAVVTIAPGESAYASIMLAAADGSGNDGRTAVRLAVSFAPRSGSGSTDAAPAVISLPADTYTDTTTTVSYWQSSMDDALMY; translated from the coding sequence ATGCGCACCAACCTGATCCGCACCACGGCCGTCGCCGCCACCGCCCTGATCGCGGCCCTGTCGCTCACCGCCTGCCAGAACGACTCCGGTGCCCGGGACGAGGGCGCGGCCCCTTCCACCAGTGCTCCCGCCACACAGAAGCCCACCTCGGAACCGACCACGGCTCCGACCTCGGACCCGGCCAGGTCCGCGAGCCCGTCCGCCGACAAGCCGGCAGGCAACGGCAAGGCGACCAGCGGCGGCAGCACCGGCGGCACGGGTGGCGCCGGGGGTTCCGCCGCCGGCTCCGGTGGGGGAACCGAGGACCCGGGCCCGGTCATGACCGCCTGCGGCGCGGACGTGAAGGTCACCTACAGCACGGTGCGCCGGCCCATCAACCATGCGCTGCTCACCATGACCAACACGGGCTCCGAGCCGTGCAACGCGTACCACGCGCCGCTGCTCCGCTTCGACGACGCGCAGGCCGCCACGGCCGTCAACCACGACAGCAGGCCGCAGGCCGTCGTCACCATCGCGCCGGGCGAGTCCGCCTACGCCTCGATCATGCTGGCGGCGGCGGACGGCAGCGGGAACGACGGTCGCACGGCCGTCAGGCTCGCCGTGAGCTTCGCCCCGCGCAGCGGCTCCGGCTCGACCGACGCCGCCCCGGCCGTGATCAGCCTGCCGGCCGACACGTACACCGACACCACCACGACGGTCAGCTACTGGCAGAGCTCGATGGACGACGCCCTGATGTACTGA
- a CDS encoding DUF1876 domain-containing protein — translation MQTLVGWHIEMEFKEDGDRTRAAAMVRLGDGTEYRGHGNANRHHSDQPQLLVGEEIAGARALMDLASQLLQKAHTEIDQASGRQSHQLLR, via the coding sequence ATGCAGACACTCGTCGGATGGCACATCGAGATGGAGTTCAAGGAGGACGGCGACCGGACCCGGGCGGCCGCCATGGTGAGGCTCGGTGACGGGACGGAGTACCGCGGACACGGAAACGCGAACAGGCACCACTCCGACCAGCCACAACTGCTCGTCGGCGAGGAGATCGCCGGCGCCCGTGCGCTGATGGACCTAGCTTCCCAGCTCCTGCAGAAGGCGCACACGGAGATCGACCAGGCATCAGGAAGGCAGTCCCACCAGCTCCTGCGGTGA
- a CDS encoding carboxylesterase family protein: MSKTTVVIAAVAALAAGTLTGTGTAAGPPTGPSPVVRTADGAVRGILTGTARVFHGIPYAAPPARWEAPRPVRAWRGVRDATEPGAACAQSGAIPVKGPKSDAEDCLFVNVTTPRAAAPAPRPVMVWLHGGDHEDGEGAMYGAQRLAAGGDVVVVTVNYRLGALGYLGDGNFGLQDQQAALRWVRANAAAFGGDPRNVTLFGESGGARSVCANLVSPASAGLFHRAVLQSGPCLDDDETLTRAEALRHARRLEGKFEKPLRTVSAAELVAADDEKTRYGPVHGTPLLPRTPREAFASGRFNRVPVLHGINRDEETFRVYGLELSRQRLLDEHDVRAYVTDAYGAEVAEKALARYPASAYRGSYGRALAAAMTDAVWGRSAIATNDALGARTATYAYEFSEQDNPWFKDFPRASFPVGAPHLAELPYLFDLDWSEPLTAEQRRLSGALTGIWSDFARTGRAPWQPYTPDAPHTTAISSEGVRPTDLAKEHNHSFWKDL; encoded by the coding sequence ATGTCGAAAACAACTGTGGTGATCGCCGCCGTCGCCGCCCTCGCGGCCGGCACCCTGACCGGCACCGGCACCGCCGCCGGCCCGCCCACCGGCCCCTCCCCCGTCGTGCGCACGGCGGACGGCGCAGTACGCGGCATCCTCACCGGGACCGCCCGCGTTTTCCATGGCATCCCGTACGCCGCCCCGCCCGCGCGCTGGGAGGCCCCCCGGCCCGTGCGCGCCTGGCGCGGCGTACGGGACGCGACCGAGCCCGGTGCGGCGTGCGCGCAGTCCGGCGCCATCCCGGTCAAGGGCCCGAAGAGCGACGCCGAGGACTGCCTCTTCGTCAACGTCACGACCCCACGCGCCGCGGCGCCGGCGCCCCGTCCGGTCATGGTCTGGCTGCACGGCGGGGACCACGAGGACGGCGAGGGGGCGATGTACGGGGCGCAGCGCCTCGCGGCGGGCGGCGATGTCGTCGTCGTGACGGTCAACTACCGTCTCGGGGCCCTGGGCTACCTGGGCGACGGCAACTTCGGGCTCCAGGACCAGCAAGCAGCTCTGCGCTGGGTCCGGGCGAACGCGGCGGCCTTCGGCGGCGACCCGCGCAATGTGACGCTGTTCGGCGAGTCGGGCGGCGCCCGCAGCGTCTGCGCGAACCTGGTCTCACCGGCGTCGGCGGGCCTGTTCCACCGGGCGGTCCTGCAGAGCGGCCCGTGCCTGGACGACGACGAGACCCTGACCCGTGCCGAGGCCCTGCGCCACGCGCGGCGCCTCGAGGGGAAGTTCGAGAAGCCCCTGCGCACGGTGTCCGCGGCGGAGCTGGTGGCGGCCGACGACGAGAAGACGCGCTACGGCCCGGTCCACGGCACCCCGTTGCTGCCCCGCACACCCCGCGAGGCGTTCGCGTCCGGACGCTTCAACCGCGTGCCCGTACTGCACGGCATCAACCGCGACGAGGAGACGTTCCGCGTGTACGGCCTGGAGCTGTCCCGGCAGCGGCTGCTCGACGAGCACGACGTCCGTGCGTACGTGACCGACGCTTACGGCGCGGAGGTCGCGGAGAAGGCTCTCGCCCGGTATCCGGCGAGCGCCTACCGCGGCTCATACGGGCGGGCGCTCGCGGCGGCCATGACGGACGCCGTCTGGGGGCGTTCGGCGATCGCCACCAATGACGCGCTGGGCGCGCGAACGGCGACGTACGCGTACGAGTTCTCCGAGCAGGACAACCCGTGGTTCAAGGACTTCCCGCGGGCGAGCTTCCCGGTCGGCGCCCCGCACCTCGCCGAGTTGCCCTATCTGTTCGACCTGGACTGGTCCGAGCCGCTGACGGCGGAGCAGCGGCGCCTGTCCGGCGCGCTGACCGGAATCTGGTCGGACTTCGCGCGCACCGGCCGCGCACCGTGGCAGCCGTACACGCCGGACGCGCCGCACACCACGGCCATCTCGTCCGAGGGCGTCCGGCCCACGGATCTGGCGAAGGAGCACAACCACTCCTTCTGGAAGGACCTCTGA
- a CDS encoding glycoside hydrolase family 19 protein yields MLRTRLMALLTAVLMATGLAVTLTPSASAAGPCDTAPNWQQGAWYTAGNVVRYNGSYYIAEHDNPGYSPTISTWYWDPYTCSGGGTPSPSGFVVSESQFNQMFPNRNPFYTYSGLTAALSAYPGFANTGSDTVKKQEAAAFLANVSHETGGLVHIVEQNTANYPHYCDWSQPYGCPAGQAAYYGKGPIQLSWNFNYKAAGDALGIDLLNNPWLVQNDAAVAWKTGLWYWNTQSGPGTMTGHNAMVNQAGFGHTIRSINGSLECDGRNPAQVQSRVTKYQQFTQILGVPTGSNLYC; encoded by the coding sequence GTGCTGAGAACCCGCCTCATGGCACTGCTGACCGCCGTCCTCATGGCCACCGGCCTCGCCGTGACCCTGACGCCCTCCGCGTCCGCCGCCGGCCCCTGCGACACCGCCCCGAACTGGCAGCAGGGCGCCTGGTACACGGCTGGCAACGTTGTCAGGTACAACGGCTCCTACTACATAGCGGAGCACGACAACCCGGGCTACAGCCCGACGATCAGCACCTGGTACTGGGACCCGTACACCTGCAGCGGAGGCGGCACCCCGTCCCCGTCCGGCTTCGTGGTCAGCGAGTCGCAGTTCAACCAGATGTTCCCGAACCGGAACCCCTTCTACACGTACAGCGGTCTCACCGCGGCCCTGAGCGCCTACCCGGGCTTCGCCAACACCGGCAGCGACACGGTGAAGAAGCAGGAGGCGGCGGCGTTCCTCGCCAACGTCAGCCACGAGACCGGCGGCCTGGTCCACATCGTCGAGCAGAACACCGCCAACTACCCGCACTACTGCGACTGGAGCCAACCCTACGGCTGCCCGGCCGGGCAGGCCGCCTACTACGGCAAGGGCCCGATCCAGCTCAGCTGGAACTTCAACTACAAGGCCGCAGGTGACGCGCTCGGCATCGACCTGCTGAACAACCCCTGGCTCGTCCAGAACGACGCGGCCGTGGCCTGGAAGACCGGCCTCTGGTACTGGAACACCCAGAGCGGCCCGGGCACGATGACCGGCCACAACGCCATGGTCAACCAGGCGGGCTTCGGTCACACCATCCGCTCGATCAACGGCTCCCTGGAGTGCGACGGCAGGAACCCGGCGCAGGTCCAGAGCCGGGTGACCAAGTACCAGCAGTTCACGCAGATCCTGGGCGTGCCGACCGGCTCGAACCTCTACTGCTGA
- a CDS encoding DUF397 domain-containing protein codes for MRWCEARPSTRRRRRACWTGVACDWRKSPHSGSEGGACVEIATHPAANHVRDSKNPGGPSLTLAPAACAPFVSDLR; via the coding sequence ATGCGATGGTGCGAAGCCAGGCCCTCGACCCGGAGGAGACGAAGGGCCTGTTGGACCGGCGTGGCCTGCGACTGGCGCAAGTCCCCCCACAGCGGCAGCGAAGGCGGCGCCTGCGTCGAGATCGCCACCCACCCCGCCGCGAACCACGTCCGCGACTCGAAGAATCCCGGCGGCCCGAGCCTCACGCTCGCCCCGGCCGCCTGTGCGCCCTTCGTCAGCGACCTGCGCTGA
- the hemB gene encoding porphobilinogen synthase — MTAYGSFPGARPRRLRTTPAMRRMVAETRLHPADLILPAFVREGIGEPVPISAMPGVVQHTRDTLRKAAVEAREAGVAGIMLFGVPEDAKKDALGTAGTDPDGILQVAIRDVKAEVGDELVIMSDLCLDEYTDHGHCGVLAADGRVDNDTTLERYAEMAQVQADAGVHVVGPSGMMDGQIGVVRDALDTIGKEDVSILAYTAKYSSAFYGPFREAVGSSLKGDRKTYQQDPANVRESMRELALDLEEGADMVMVKPAGPYLDVLAKVAESVDVPVAAYQISGEYAMVEAAAEKGWIDRDKAIAETLLGIKRAGASMILTYWATEVAQGLSAGR, encoded by the coding sequence ATGACTGCGTACGGATCCTTCCCCGGTGCCCGCCCCCGGCGGCTCCGGACCACCCCCGCGATGCGGCGCATGGTCGCGGAGACGCGCCTGCACCCGGCCGACCTGATCCTCCCCGCGTTCGTACGGGAGGGTATCGGCGAACCCGTGCCCATCTCGGCCATGCCCGGCGTCGTCCAGCACACCCGCGACACGCTCCGCAAGGCCGCCGTGGAGGCCCGTGAGGCGGGCGTGGCGGGGATCATGCTCTTCGGCGTGCCCGAGGACGCCAAGAAGGACGCCCTCGGCACCGCCGGCACCGACCCCGACGGCATACTCCAGGTCGCGATCCGGGACGTGAAGGCCGAGGTCGGCGACGAGCTCGTGATCATGTCCGACCTGTGCCTGGACGAGTACACCGACCACGGCCACTGCGGGGTCCTCGCGGCGGACGGCCGCGTCGACAACGACACCACGCTCGAGCGCTACGCCGAGATGGCGCAGGTCCAGGCGGACGCCGGCGTCCACGTCGTCGGCCCGAGCGGAATGATGGACGGCCAGATCGGCGTCGTCCGCGACGCGCTCGACACCATCGGCAAGGAGGACGTCTCGATCCTCGCGTACACCGCGAAGTACTCGTCCGCGTTCTACGGCCCCTTCCGCGAGGCCGTCGGCTCGTCGCTCAAGGGCGACCGCAAGACCTACCAGCAGGACCCGGCCAACGTCCGCGAGTCGATGCGCGAGCTGGCGCTCGACCTCGAGGAGGGCGCCGACATGGTCATGGTCAAGCCCGCCGGCCCCTACCTCGATGTCCTGGCGAAGGTCGCGGAGTCGGTGGACGTGCCGGTCGCGGCCTACCAGATCAGCGGCGAGTACGCGATGGTCGAGGCCGCGGCGGAGAAGGGCTGGATCGACCGGGACAAGGCGATCGCCGAGACCCTGCTCGGTATCAAGCGCGCGGGCGCGAGCATGATCCTGACCTACTGGGCGACGGAGGTCGCCCAGGGGCTCAGCGCAGGTCGCTGA